In one window of Oncorhynchus kisutch isolate 150728-3 linkage group LG16, Okis_V2, whole genome shotgun sequence DNA:
- the LOC109880278 gene encoding zinc finger protein 329-like isoform X1 — protein sequence MSKLQTLCVFLNERLSAAAVDIFGAVEKTVGEYQEENDRLRRLLRRTPEIQLCRIEPVQLSVSEEEVPPEQQHCEQEWSPSLGQKDPETKQIKEEQEEVRTSQEEEQLQGVEPDIIEFIFTPPCVKSECDQEDPRQDPILAEHPTLSPLKMSKLQSFQEFLNERLTAFAAVEISGAFAKAVAEYQEENDRLRRLLRITPEIKLCRIGSYGHLLESLQPSVSEEEVPPEQQHCEQEWSPSLGQKDPETKQIKEEQEEVRTSQEEEQLQGVEPDIIEFIFSPSCVKSECDQEDQTQTVENRGRDSKPVDLKPFVTVTHIKGLNIPCDPPGNQNNASRHSSAVSSYTVGLDNSPLLDTSPTLDRNPPMGEHCSKPNTMSRRTHQCRDCGETFALKADLQRHVTLTKKRPSECSFCKKSFNSTCKLKAHVRLCHIGNPCGMTFKHNLPNHMRIHTGEKSFSCGDCGKSFNRKMSLTEHKLTHTGEKPFSCGDCGKSFNRKGHLTIHKLTHTGEKPFSCVDCGKSFNRKGHLTIHKLTHTGEKPFSCGDCGKSFNRKGHLTMHNLTHTGEKPFSCVDCGKSFNRKEHLTMHKLTHTGEKPFSCGDCGKSFNQKGDLRRHKLIHTGEKHHGCSVCGKGFTQKTNLLRHVDKVHKGKQQDRN from the exons ATGTCTAAACTACAGAcgttgtgtgtgtttttaaatgaGCGTTTATCGGCGGCGGCTGTGGATATTTTTGGTGCAGTTGAGAAAACGGTAGGAGAATACCAGGAGGAGAATGATCGGCTACGGAGACTGCTGCGGAGGACACCAGAGATACAACTATGTCGAATAG AACCTgtgcagctctctgtctctgaagaggaggttccccctgagcagcagcactgtgagcAGGAGTGGAGCCCCAGTCTGGGGCAGAAGGACCCAGAAACCAAacagattaaagaggaacaggaggaagtcaggaccagtcaggaggaagagcagcttcaaGGGGTGGAGCCTGATATCATAGAGTTCATATTTACTCCTCCTTGTGTGAAAAGTGAATGTGATCAGGAGGACCCACGTCAAGATCCCATACTTGCTGAACACCCAACTCTCAGTCCACTGAAAATGTCTAAACTACAGTCGTTTCAAGAGTTTTTAAATGAGCGTTTAACGGCGTTTGCTGCTGTGGAGATTTCCGGGGCATTTGCGAAAGCAGTAGCAGAGTACCAGGAAGAGAATGATCGGCTACGGAGACTGCTGCGGATCACACCGGAGATAAAACTATGTAGAATAGGTTCGTATGGACATCTACTAG aaTCCCTGCAGCCCTCTGTCTCTGAAGAGGAGGTTCCCCctgagcagcagcactgtgagcAGGAGTGGAGCCCCAGTCTGGGGCAGAAGGACCCAGAGACCAAacagattaaagaggaacaggaggaagtcaggaccagtcaggaggaagagcagcttcaaGGGGTGGAGCCTGATATCATAGAGTTCATATTCTCTCCTTCCTGTGTGAAAAGTGAATGTGATCAGGAGGACCAAACCCAGACtgtggagaacagagggagagactcTAAACCAGTGGATCTCAAACCTTTTGTCACTGTGACCCACATTAAGGGTCTCAACATTCCCTGTGACCCTCCAGGTAATCAAAACAATGCCTCCAGACACAGCTCAGCTGTAAGCAGCTACACAGTAGGACTTGACAACAGTCCACTGTTGGATACCAGCCCAACATTGGATCGAAACCCACCAATGGGGGAACATTGTTCCAAACCCAACACCATGTCTAGAAGAACTCACCAATGCCGTGACTGTGGAGAAACATTTGCTCTGAAAGCTGACCTGCAGAGACACGTGACTCTCACCAAGAAGAGACCCAGTGAATGCAGCTTTTGCAAAAAAAGTTTCAACTCCACCTGTAAACTGAAGGCCCATGTCCGACTCTGTCACATTGGGAATCCCTGTGGCATGACCTTCAAACACAATCTGCCCAATCACATGaggattcacacaggagagaaatcattTAGCTGCGGTGACTGTGGAAAAAGCTTCAATCGGAAGATGAGCCTAACTGAACATAaactgactcacacaggagagaaaccatttagttgtggtgactgtgggaaaagcttcaatcGGAAAGGTCACCTAACCATACACAaactgactcacacaggagagaaaccatttagctgtgtTGACTGCGGGAAAAGCTTCAATCGGAAAGGTCACCTAACCATACACAaactgactcacacaggagagaaaccatttagctgtggtgactgtgggaaaagcttcaatcGGAAGGGGCACCTAACCATGCACAAtctgactcacacaggagagaaaccttttagctgtgttgactgtgggaaaagcttcaatcGGAAGGAGCACCTAACGATGCACAAACTGACTCACACAGGCGAGAAACCTTTTAGCTGTGGTGACTGCGGGAAAAGCTTCAATCAGAAAGGGGACCTAAGGAGGCACAAActgattcacacaggagagaaacaccATGGCTGCTCCGTCTGTGGTAAAGGATTCACTCAGAAGACGAATCTGCTGAGGCATGTGGATAAAGTCCACAAAGGAAAGCAACAGGACAGAAACTGA
- the LOC109880278 gene encoding zinc finger protein 329-like isoform X2 — protein MSKLQTLCVFLNERLSAAAVDIFGAVEKTVGEYQEENDRLRRLLRRTPEIQLCRIEPVQLSVSEEEVPPEQQHCEQEWSPSLGQKDPETKQIKEEQEEVRTSQEEEQLQGVEPDIIEFIFTPPCVKSECDQEDPRQDPILAEHPTLSPLKMSKLQSFQEFLNERLTAFAAVEISGAFAKAVAEYQEENDRLRRLLRITPEIKLCRIESLQPSVSEEEVPPEQQHCEQEWSPSLGQKDPETKQIKEEQEEVRTSQEEEQLQGVEPDIIEFIFSPSCVKSECDQEDQTQTVENRGRDSKPVDLKPFVTVTHIKGLNIPCDPPGNQNNASRHSSAVSSYTVGLDNSPLLDTSPTLDRNPPMGEHCSKPNTMSRRTHQCRDCGETFALKADLQRHVTLTKKRPSECSFCKKSFNSTCKLKAHVRLCHIGNPCGMTFKHNLPNHMRIHTGEKSFSCGDCGKSFNRKMSLTEHKLTHTGEKPFSCGDCGKSFNRKGHLTIHKLTHTGEKPFSCVDCGKSFNRKGHLTIHKLTHTGEKPFSCGDCGKSFNRKGHLTMHNLTHTGEKPFSCVDCGKSFNRKEHLTMHKLTHTGEKPFSCGDCGKSFNQKGDLRRHKLIHTGEKHHGCSVCGKGFTQKTNLLRHVDKVHKGKQQDRN, from the exons ATGTCTAAACTACAGAcgttgtgtgtgtttttaaatgaGCGTTTATCGGCGGCGGCTGTGGATATTTTTGGTGCAGTTGAGAAAACGGTAGGAGAATACCAGGAGGAGAATGATCGGCTACGGAGACTGCTGCGGAGGACACCAGAGATACAACTATGTCGAATAG AACCTgtgcagctctctgtctctgaagaggaggttccccctgagcagcagcactgtgagcAGGAGTGGAGCCCCAGTCTGGGGCAGAAGGACCCAGAAACCAAacagattaaagaggaacaggaggaagtcaggaccagtcaggaggaagagcagcttcaaGGGGTGGAGCCTGATATCATAGAGTTCATATTTACTCCTCCTTGTGTGAAAAGTGAATGTGATCAGGAGGACCCACGTCAAGATCCCATACTTGCTGAACACCCAACTCTCAGTCCACTGAAAATGTCTAAACTACAGTCGTTTCAAGAGTTTTTAAATGAGCGTTTAACGGCGTTTGCTGCTGTGGAGATTTCCGGGGCATTTGCGAAAGCAGTAGCAGAGTACCAGGAAGAGAATGATCGGCTACGGAGACTGCTGCGGATCACACCGGAGATAAAACTATGTAGAATAG aaTCCCTGCAGCCCTCTGTCTCTGAAGAGGAGGTTCCCCctgagcagcagcactgtgagcAGGAGTGGAGCCCCAGTCTGGGGCAGAAGGACCCAGAGACCAAacagattaaagaggaacaggaggaagtcaggaccagtcaggaggaagagcagcttcaaGGGGTGGAGCCTGATATCATAGAGTTCATATTCTCTCCTTCCTGTGTGAAAAGTGAATGTGATCAGGAGGACCAAACCCAGACtgtggagaacagagggagagactcTAAACCAGTGGATCTCAAACCTTTTGTCACTGTGACCCACATTAAGGGTCTCAACATTCCCTGTGACCCTCCAGGTAATCAAAACAATGCCTCCAGACACAGCTCAGCTGTAAGCAGCTACACAGTAGGACTTGACAACAGTCCACTGTTGGATACCAGCCCAACATTGGATCGAAACCCACCAATGGGGGAACATTGTTCCAAACCCAACACCATGTCTAGAAGAACTCACCAATGCCGTGACTGTGGAGAAACATTTGCTCTGAAAGCTGACCTGCAGAGACACGTGACTCTCACCAAGAAGAGACCCAGTGAATGCAGCTTTTGCAAAAAAAGTTTCAACTCCACCTGTAAACTGAAGGCCCATGTCCGACTCTGTCACATTGGGAATCCCTGTGGCATGACCTTCAAACACAATCTGCCCAATCACATGaggattcacacaggagagaaatcattTAGCTGCGGTGACTGTGGAAAAAGCTTCAATCGGAAGATGAGCCTAACTGAACATAaactgactcacacaggagagaaaccatttagttgtggtgactgtgggaaaagcttcaatcGGAAAGGTCACCTAACCATACACAaactgactcacacaggagagaaaccatttagctgtgtTGACTGCGGGAAAAGCTTCAATCGGAAAGGTCACCTAACCATACACAaactgactcacacaggagagaaaccatttagctgtggtgactgtgggaaaagcttcaatcGGAAGGGGCACCTAACCATGCACAAtctgactcacacaggagagaaaccttttagctgtgttgactgtgggaaaagcttcaatcGGAAGGAGCACCTAACGATGCACAAACTGACTCACACAGGCGAGAAACCTTTTAGCTGTGGTGACTGCGGGAAAAGCTTCAATCAGAAAGGGGACCTAAGGAGGCACAAActgattcacacaggagagaaacaccATGGCTGCTCCGTCTGTGGTAAAGGATTCACTCAGAAGACGAATCTGCTGAGGCATGTGGATAAAGTCCACAAAGGAAAGCAACAGGACAGAAACTGA